The genomic window ATGTCGTCGAAATCATATTTCTGGTAGTTGTTCTCGGCGGTGGAGAAGATCGGACCCAGGTACGACTGCATGCCCATATCGGTGGTGGCGGCAGGATCTTCACTGCGGTCACGCTTGATCTGGCCAAACAGGTTGGCGCTCCAGCTCTGCTGGCTCTGGTTGTCGACAATATATTCCAGGCCGATCTGGTACGAACCCTGGGTGAAGCTGTAGCGCTTGATCACCTTGACGCCGGCGGCATCGGTGAAGCTCAGGTCTACGTTCAGGGTATCGGCTGCACCTAGATCAAACTCGGCGCCTTCAACGGCATAAACCGGGCGGCCGGAGCTGGCGGCGTCGGGGCCATTGGGGCCAACGAGTCCGCTCTGGGCAACATAGGTGCGATTGCTGGTCTGCTCCAGCAGTACAAAGGACACATCGGAATCGATGGTGGCTTTGTATTGGGGCAGTGCAACCTGAATGATATCGCCACCGGTAGTGTCAACCAGCACGTCCAGGACATCGGTCTTGATGCTGATCAGGCGGGATTTGACTGCGGCGGTCGGGGTGCTTTCGGTGCCTGTCGCGGGGAGTTCTGCACTCTGCGCTGTGGCGGTTATGTCTGCGGTGGGCAGTTCGTCACCGGCAGGACTGCTATAGGCCGAAACAGATGTCTGGCTTGCCGGAGCGGCGGGCTTTGACCCGTAATCTTCGTTCCACTGCAACACCAGCACATAGGAAATCAGTGCAAGGGCAGCAAATGATATGACTCGCTTTACATCCATGGCGTAAGGACCATTATCTCTGCGGGTTAGCTTTTTTTGCCTTGTGTTTCAGCCGTGACCAGCATTTTTTCATAAGCTGATGCACTTCTTCGGGTTCAAGCTCATCCAGGCCTTTGCGTGCCAGAATTACGAGATCAACCGGGGGAAGATTATGCTGATTAAGGCGAAATGACTCGCGAATGATACGTCGAATACGATTGCGTTTCACAGCGCGACGCACATTTTTTTTGGAGATGACAAACCCGATACGGGGGTGATCGAGCTCGTTGAAGCTGGCAAGTATCAATATGGGCTGATCAGGGACTTTCAGAGAGACTTTGTCAAAAACCTTCTGAAAGCCCTCGCC from Marinobacterium aestuarii includes these protein-coding regions:
- the rnpA gene encoding ribonuclease P protein component, translated to MAGFEYPRQLRILTGEGFQKVFDKVSLKVPDQPILILASFNELDHPRIGFVISKKNVRRAVKRNRIRRIIRESFRLNQHNLPPVDLVILARKGLDELEPEEVHQLMKKCWSRLKHKAKKANPQR